One stretch of Glycine soja cultivar W05 chromosome 7, ASM419377v2, whole genome shotgun sequence DNA includes these proteins:
- the LOC114419741 gene encoding auxin efflux carrier component 7-like isoform X3, producing MITWGDFYTVMSAVIPLYVAMILAYGSVRWWKIFSPDQCSGINRFVAIFAVPLLSFHFISMNNPYEMNFRFIAADTLQKIIMLFALAIWTNFSANGSLEWMITIFSLSTLPNTLVMGIPLLIAMYGEYSGKLMVQVVVLQCIIWYTLLLFLFEYRGAKLLIMEQFPETAASIVSFKIDSDVVSLDGRDFLETDAEVGDDGKLHVTVRKSNASRRSFMMTPRPSNLTGAEIYSLSSSRNPTPRGSNFNHADFYSMMGYAPRHSNFGAADMYSVQSTSRGVTPRPSNFEENCGSAGAMQQQTISSPRFGFYPAVQTLPAAYPAPNPEFSSGLTKSVSKNSQTQPQLQTQTQPQLNLPTVGIKPATMLRSSICLYGAPVRRQFLKPAASTCLVGLILEHRISQVAPIKVPRRLGCWLLMTTLKMEKPTKEMILILVIVELKFPAKEGEQAEEEGGKAGPAGLNKLGSSSTAELHPKAAVAGAGKHMPPASVMTRLILIMVWRKLIRNPNTYSSLIGVIWSLVAFRWHVHMPKIIEKSISILSDAGLGMAMFSLGLFMALQPKIIACGNSVATFAMAVRFLTGPAVMAAASIAVGLRGTLLRIAIVQAALPQGIVPFVFAKEYNVHPAILSTAVIFGMLIALPITLLYYILLGL from the exons ATGATAACCTGGGGAGATTTCTACACGGTGATGTCGGCGGTGATTCCGCTGTACGTGGCGATGATCCTGGCGTACGGCTCGGTGCGGTGGTGGAAGATATTCTCACCGGACCAATGCTCCGGCATAAACCGCTTCGTCGCGATCTTCGCCGTTCCGCTCCTCTCGTTCCACTTCATCTCCATGAACAACCCGTACGAGATGAACTTCCGGTTCATCGCGGCGGACACGCTCCAGAAAATCATCATGCTCTTCGCCCTCGCCATCTGGACGAACTTCTCCGCCAACGGGAGCCTGGAGTGGATGATTACGATTTTCTCCCTCTCCACATTGCCGAACACGCTCGTGATGGGGATCCCGCTGCTCATCGCCATGTACGGCGAATACTCCGGCAAACTCATGGTGCAGGTGGTGGTGCTGCAGTGCATCATCTGGTACACGCTCCTCCTTTTTCTCTTCGAGTACCGGGGCGCGAAGCTTCTTATAATGGAGCAGTTTCCTGAAACCGCTGCTTCCATAGTCTCCTTCAAGATCGATTCCGACGTCGTTTCGCTCGACGGTAGGGATTTTCTGGAAACAGACGCCGAAGTCGGCGATGATGGGAAGCTTCACGTAACGGTTAGGAAGTCGAACGCTTCCAGAAGGTCCTTTATGATGACTCCGCGGCCCTCTAACCTCACCGGCGCGGAGATTTACAGCCTCAGCTCGTCGCGTAACCCCACGCCACGTGGCTCCAACTTCAACCACGCGGATTTCTACTCCATGATGGGGTACGCGCCGAGGCATTCTAATTTTGGTGCAGCGGATATGTACTCCGTGCAGTCCACGTCACGCGGGGTCACGCCGCGTCCCTCCAACTTCGAGGAGAATTGTGGGTCTGCTGGTGCAATGCAGCAGCAGACCATCAGCTCCCCGAGGTTCGGGTTCTATCCCGCAGTGCAGACGTTGCCCGCGGCGTACCCGGCTCCGAACCCGGAATTCTCCTCCGGGTTAACGAAGAGTGTGAGCAAGAATTCTCAGACGCAGCCTCAGCTTCAGACTCAGACGCAGCCACAG CTCAACCTGCCAACAGTGGGAATAAAACCAGCCACGATGCTAAGGAGCTCCATATGTTTGTATGGAGCTCCAGTGCGTCGCCAGTTTCTGAAGCCGGCGGCCTCCACGTGTTTAGTGGGGCTGATTTTGGAGCATCGGATCAGTCAGGTCGCTCCGATCAAGGTGCCAAGGAGATTAGGATGTTGGTTGCTGATGACCACCCTCAAAATGGAGAAACCAACAAAG gaaatgattttgattttggtgaTTGTTG AGTTGAAGTTTCCTGCGAAAGAAGGAGAACAAGCAGAGGAAGAGGGAGGGAAAGCTGGACCAGCTGGGCTTAACAAGTTAGGATCTAGTTCAACGGCGGAGCTACACCCGAAAGCCGCTGTCGCCGGTGCTGGAAAACACATGCCTCCGGCGAGTGTGATGACCCGTCTCATACTGATTATGGTGTGGAGGAAGCTTATTCGCAACCCCAACACTTACTCCAGTCTCATTGGTGTCATTTGGTCCCTCGTGGCGTTTAG GTGGCATGTGCACATGCCCAAAATAATTGAGAAATCAATCTCCATACTGTCTGATGCTGGTCTTGGAATGGCTATGTTCAGCTTGG GTCTGTTCATGGCTCTTCAACCTAAGATAATTGCATGTGGGAACTCTGTTGCAACATTTGCCATGGCTGTTCGGTTCCTCACAGGTCCCGCCGTCATGGCAGCAGCTTCCATCGCTGTTGGCCTACGTGGCACCCTCTTGCGTATAGCTATTGTTCAG GCTGCACTACCACAAGGGATTGTTCCATTTGTGTTTGCCAAGGAGTACAACGTCCATCCAGCCATTCTTAGTACAGC GGTTATATTTGGGATGTTGATAGCACTACCAATTACTCTACTCTACTACATATTACTTGGTTTGTAA
- the LOC114419741 gene encoding auxin efflux carrier component 3-like isoform X2, which translates to MITWGDFYTVMSAVIPLYVAMILAYGSVRWWKIFSPDQCSGINRFVAIFAVPLLSFHFISMNNPYEMNFRFIAADTLQKIIMLFALAIWTNFSANGSLEWMITIFSLSTLPNTLVMGIPLLIAMYGEYSGKLMVQVVVLQCIIWYTLLLFLFEYRGAKLLIMEQFPETAASIVSFKIDSDVVSLDGRDFLETDAEVGDDGKLHVTVRKSNASRRSFMMTPRPSNLTGAEIYSLSSSRNPTPRGSNFNHADFYSMMGYAPRHSNFGAADMYSVQSTSRGVTPRPSNFEENCGSAGAMQQQTISSPRFGFYPAVQTLPAAYPAPNPEFSSGLTKSVSKNSQTQPQLQTQTQPQVQAQVAPPAPPPQVAQPANSGNKTSHDAKELHMFVWSSSASPVSEAGGLHVFSGADFGASDQSGRSDQGAKEIRMLVADDHPQNGETNKEGEFGGEELKFPAKEGEQAEEEGGKAGPAGLNKLGSSSTAELHPKAAVAGAGKHMPPASVMTRLILIMVWRKLIRNPNTYSSLIGVIWSLVAFRWHVHMPKIIEKSISILSDAGLGMAMFSLGLFMALQPKIIACGNSVATFAMAVRFLTGPAVMAAASIAVGLRGTLLRIAIVQAALPQGIVPFVFAKEYNVHPAILSTAVIFGMLIALPITLLYYILLGL; encoded by the exons ATGATAACCTGGGGAGATTTCTACACGGTGATGTCGGCGGTGATTCCGCTGTACGTGGCGATGATCCTGGCGTACGGCTCGGTGCGGTGGTGGAAGATATTCTCACCGGACCAATGCTCCGGCATAAACCGCTTCGTCGCGATCTTCGCCGTTCCGCTCCTCTCGTTCCACTTCATCTCCATGAACAACCCGTACGAGATGAACTTCCGGTTCATCGCGGCGGACACGCTCCAGAAAATCATCATGCTCTTCGCCCTCGCCATCTGGACGAACTTCTCCGCCAACGGGAGCCTGGAGTGGATGATTACGATTTTCTCCCTCTCCACATTGCCGAACACGCTCGTGATGGGGATCCCGCTGCTCATCGCCATGTACGGCGAATACTCCGGCAAACTCATGGTGCAGGTGGTGGTGCTGCAGTGCATCATCTGGTACACGCTCCTCCTTTTTCTCTTCGAGTACCGGGGCGCGAAGCTTCTTATAATGGAGCAGTTTCCTGAAACCGCTGCTTCCATAGTCTCCTTCAAGATCGATTCCGACGTCGTTTCGCTCGACGGTAGGGATTTTCTGGAAACAGACGCCGAAGTCGGCGATGATGGGAAGCTTCACGTAACGGTTAGGAAGTCGAACGCTTCCAGAAGGTCCTTTATGATGACTCCGCGGCCCTCTAACCTCACCGGCGCGGAGATTTACAGCCTCAGCTCGTCGCGTAACCCCACGCCACGTGGCTCCAACTTCAACCACGCGGATTTCTACTCCATGATGGGGTACGCGCCGAGGCATTCTAATTTTGGTGCAGCGGATATGTACTCCGTGCAGTCCACGTCACGCGGGGTCACGCCGCGTCCCTCCAACTTCGAGGAGAATTGTGGGTCTGCTGGTGCAATGCAGCAGCAGACCATCAGCTCCCCGAGGTTCGGGTTCTATCCCGCAGTGCAGACGTTGCCCGCGGCGTACCCGGCTCCGAACCCGGAATTCTCCTCCGGGTTAACGAAGAGTGTGAGCAAGAATTCTCAGACGCAGCCTCAGCTTCAGACTCAGACGCAGCCACAGGTTCAAGCTCAAGTTGCTCCTCCTGCTCCTCCTCCTCAAGTAGCTCAACCTGCCAACAGTGGGAATAAAACCAGCCACGATGCTAAGGAGCTCCATATGTTTGTATGGAGCTCCAGTGCGTCGCCAGTTTCTGAAGCCGGCGGCCTCCACGTGTTTAGTGGGGCTGATTTTGGAGCATCGGATCAGTCAGGTCGCTCCGATCAAGGTGCCAAGGAGATTAGGATGTTGGTTGCTGATGACCACCCTCAAAATGGAGAAACCAACAAAG AAGGAGAATTTGGTGGGGAAGAGTTGAAGTTTCCTGCGAAAGAAGGAGAACAAGCAGAGGAAGAGGGAGGGAAAGCTGGACCAGCTGGGCTTAACAAGTTAGGATCTAGTTCAACGGCGGAGCTACACCCGAAAGCCGCTGTCGCCGGTGCTGGAAAACACATGCCTCCGGCGAGTGTGATGACCCGTCTCATACTGATTATGGTGTGGAGGAAGCTTATTCGCAACCCCAACACTTACTCCAGTCTCATTGGTGTCATTTGGTCCCTCGTGGCGTTTAG GTGGCATGTGCACATGCCCAAAATAATTGAGAAATCAATCTCCATACTGTCTGATGCTGGTCTTGGAATGGCTATGTTCAGCTTGG GTCTGTTCATGGCTCTTCAACCTAAGATAATTGCATGTGGGAACTCTGTTGCAACATTTGCCATGGCTGTTCGGTTCCTCACAGGTCCCGCCGTCATGGCAGCAGCTTCCATCGCTGTTGGCCTACGTGGCACCCTCTTGCGTATAGCTATTGTTCAG GCTGCACTACCACAAGGGATTGTTCCATTTGTGTTTGCCAAGGAGTACAACGTCCATCCAGCCATTCTTAGTACAGC GGTTATATTTGGGATGTTGATAGCACTACCAATTACTCTACTCTACTACATATTACTTGGTTTGTAA
- the LOC114419741 gene encoding auxin efflux carrier component 7-like isoform X1, protein MITWGDFYTVMSAVIPLYVAMILAYGSVRWWKIFSPDQCSGINRFVAIFAVPLLSFHFISMNNPYEMNFRFIAADTLQKIIMLFALAIWTNFSANGSLEWMITIFSLSTLPNTLVMGIPLLIAMYGEYSGKLMVQVVVLQCIIWYTLLLFLFEYRGAKLLIMEQFPETAASIVSFKIDSDVVSLDGRDFLETDAEVGDDGKLHVTVRKSNASRRSFMMTPRPSNLTGAEIYSLSSSRNPTPRGSNFNHADFYSMMGYAPRHSNFGAADMYSVQSTSRGVTPRPSNFEENCGSAGAMQQQTISSPRFGFYPAVQTLPAAYPAPNPEFSSGLTKSVSKNSQTQPQLQTQTQPQVQAQVAPPAPPPQVAQPANSGNKTSHDAKELHMFVWSSSASPVSEAGGLHVFSGADFGASDQSGRSDQGAKEIRMLVADDHPQNGETNKAAAEGEFGGEELKFPAKEGEQAEEEGGKAGPAGLNKLGSSSTAELHPKAAVAGAGKHMPPASVMTRLILIMVWRKLIRNPNTYSSLIGVIWSLVAFRWHVHMPKIIEKSISILSDAGLGMAMFSLGLFMALQPKIIACGNSVATFAMAVRFLTGPAVMAAASIAVGLRGTLLRIAIVQAALPQGIVPFVFAKEYNVHPAILSTAVIFGMLIALPITLLYYILLGL, encoded by the exons ATGATAACCTGGGGAGATTTCTACACGGTGATGTCGGCGGTGATTCCGCTGTACGTGGCGATGATCCTGGCGTACGGCTCGGTGCGGTGGTGGAAGATATTCTCACCGGACCAATGCTCCGGCATAAACCGCTTCGTCGCGATCTTCGCCGTTCCGCTCCTCTCGTTCCACTTCATCTCCATGAACAACCCGTACGAGATGAACTTCCGGTTCATCGCGGCGGACACGCTCCAGAAAATCATCATGCTCTTCGCCCTCGCCATCTGGACGAACTTCTCCGCCAACGGGAGCCTGGAGTGGATGATTACGATTTTCTCCCTCTCCACATTGCCGAACACGCTCGTGATGGGGATCCCGCTGCTCATCGCCATGTACGGCGAATACTCCGGCAAACTCATGGTGCAGGTGGTGGTGCTGCAGTGCATCATCTGGTACACGCTCCTCCTTTTTCTCTTCGAGTACCGGGGCGCGAAGCTTCTTATAATGGAGCAGTTTCCTGAAACCGCTGCTTCCATAGTCTCCTTCAAGATCGATTCCGACGTCGTTTCGCTCGACGGTAGGGATTTTCTGGAAACAGACGCCGAAGTCGGCGATGATGGGAAGCTTCACGTAACGGTTAGGAAGTCGAACGCTTCCAGAAGGTCCTTTATGATGACTCCGCGGCCCTCTAACCTCACCGGCGCGGAGATTTACAGCCTCAGCTCGTCGCGTAACCCCACGCCACGTGGCTCCAACTTCAACCACGCGGATTTCTACTCCATGATGGGGTACGCGCCGAGGCATTCTAATTTTGGTGCAGCGGATATGTACTCCGTGCAGTCCACGTCACGCGGGGTCACGCCGCGTCCCTCCAACTTCGAGGAGAATTGTGGGTCTGCTGGTGCAATGCAGCAGCAGACCATCAGCTCCCCGAGGTTCGGGTTCTATCCCGCAGTGCAGACGTTGCCCGCGGCGTACCCGGCTCCGAACCCGGAATTCTCCTCCGGGTTAACGAAGAGTGTGAGCAAGAATTCTCAGACGCAGCCTCAGCTTCAGACTCAGACGCAGCCACAGGTTCAAGCTCAAGTTGCTCCTCCTGCTCCTCCTCCTCAAGTAGCTCAACCTGCCAACAGTGGGAATAAAACCAGCCACGATGCTAAGGAGCTCCATATGTTTGTATGGAGCTCCAGTGCGTCGCCAGTTTCTGAAGCCGGCGGCCTCCACGTGTTTAGTGGGGCTGATTTTGGAGCATCGGATCAGTCAGGTCGCTCCGATCAAGGTGCCAAGGAGATTAGGATGTTGGTTGCTGATGACCACCCTCAAAATGGAGAAACCAACAAAG CTGCTGCAGAAGGAGAATTTGGTGGGGAAGAGTTGAAGTTTCCTGCGAAAGAAGGAGAACAAGCAGAGGAAGAGGGAGGGAAAGCTGGACCAGCTGGGCTTAACAAGTTAGGATCTAGTTCAACGGCGGAGCTACACCCGAAAGCCGCTGTCGCCGGTGCTGGAAAACACATGCCTCCGGCGAGTGTGATGACCCGTCTCATACTGATTATGGTGTGGAGGAAGCTTATTCGCAACCCCAACACTTACTCCAGTCTCATTGGTGTCATTTGGTCCCTCGTGGCGTTTAG GTGGCATGTGCACATGCCCAAAATAATTGAGAAATCAATCTCCATACTGTCTGATGCTGGTCTTGGAATGGCTATGTTCAGCTTGG GTCTGTTCATGGCTCTTCAACCTAAGATAATTGCATGTGGGAACTCTGTTGCAACATTTGCCATGGCTGTTCGGTTCCTCACAGGTCCCGCCGTCATGGCAGCAGCTTCCATCGCTGTTGGCCTACGTGGCACCCTCTTGCGTATAGCTATTGTTCAG GCTGCACTACCACAAGGGATTGTTCCATTTGTGTTTGCCAAGGAGTACAACGTCCATCCAGCCATTCTTAGTACAGC GGTTATATTTGGGATGTTGATAGCACTACCAATTACTCTACTCTACTACATATTACTTGGTTTGTAA